The sequence GGTAAAGAGATTTGGAGATCGAGTTAAATATTGGATTACTTTTAATGAACAGAATCTTTATCACACGAGTGAGGCCTTTAATATTTCTGGTTATTTAAAGGGCGATAAGACAATTGATGAATTATATCAGATCAGTCACCATGTAATGTTAGCCCACGCTGGCGTAGCTAATTTTATTCATGAACATACTGATTGCCAAATTGGTGGAATGCTAGCTTACAGTGAAGTTTATCCAGCTACACCTAATCCTCAAGATGTATTATATGCACGAAAAATTGATGAATTTTTAAATCGTGATTTACTTGATGTCTTTATTTATGGACGTTATTCTCATGAAGTAATGACGTATGTCAAAAATCATAAGATTGAAATGGATTATCAATTGAATGATGATGAGGCTTTGATTCAAGTAAGTTCAGATTTTATTGCTTTCAGTTATTATCGTAGTGAGACAATCGATTCAACGAGAGTACCGCTTAATACAGTACCTAATTTGTATTTAGATTATGGTAGTAAGAAGAATCCGTACTTAGAAACATCAGAATATGGCTGGCAAATTGATCCGGCGGGATTTAGAGATATTTTGGCAAAAGTTTATAACGAATACAGTGTACCAATGTTTCCAATTGAAAACGGTCTAGGTATGCGCGAGGAATACAAAGGTCAAGAAATACAAGACGATGGACGAATCAATTATATGCGCAATCACATTCAAGCAATGAAAGATGCCATCTTTGAAGACGGTGTCGAAGTTCTTGGCTATTTAGGATGGGGTTTGATTGATATTCCTAGTTCTAGTGGCAATATGGATAAACGTTATGGAACGGTCTATGTTAATCGGACTAACCATGACTTGAAAGATATGGAACGAATTCCCAAGAAGAGTTATTGGTGGCTTAAACAAGTTATTGAGTCTAATGGTGAGAATCTGAATGATTTGAATTTAGAAACAGAAAAAACACAATATGCTTAGATTCATTTTAACCTTATAGTTAATATTAGAAATGCATCCATTTAGAAATAGTTGATCACTATTTCTAAATAGATGCACTTTTTTTATGGTAAAAAATCTAGGTCCTTTTGTGAAATATTTTTTAATTGGCATATTATTTGCTAAGTTAAACAGGTGTTTTCTCATAATATACAATTCAATATTAGTAAATTATGAGCAAAAATTAATTAGTTTTTAATTCCAATTATAAATTGTGGATTAAATTAAGGTTTTAAAATAAAAAAATCTAATATGAAAATAAAAATAAACATTTTATGAAAATGAAATGTGAAAAATATGCTTATATTTATAATTTATAAGAATTTCAAATATTTAAAAATAAACGTTTTACAAGTGTAGCCTTTATAAACCGTGATATAAAGGCGAAACAACTGTTTAAGAAACATAAACACTTCACAATCTCAGGAAAACAAAACTGTGATTTTTATCACAAAAATGATTGTTTTTCGTAAATGAAGGCGGTAACATGAAAATGAAATTAAGGATAAAGGAGGAAAATTAATAATGATCGTTGGCGTTGTTAAAGAACAAAAACCTGGCGAAGGACGTGTGGGCGTTACACCAGAAAATGTTCAAAAATTAGTAAATGTTGGAGCTGAAGTTTTAGTTGAAGAAAACGCAGGTATAGGTTCTGGTTTTAGCAATGAAGATTACCAAAAGGCTGGCGGACAAATTGTTAGTCATGCAAAGACTTGGGATGCAGATCTGGTGGTTAAAGTTAAAGAACCGGATGCAGAAGAATATCAATATTTCAAGCCAAATCAAATTGTTTGGGGATTTCAACACTTGGCATCTTCTCCAGAAACAGTTAAAGCAATGATTAAGTCTAAGACAACTGCCATCGGTGGAGAAACGATTATTAAGGATAACAAGTTGCAATTGTTAGCACCAATGAGTGCCATTGCTGGTCGTCGTTCAGTAATTATGGGAACTTATTATTTGGAAGCACAACACGAAGGAGAAGGCATCTTGCTTTGTGGAACTCCTGAAGTCAAAGCTGGTAATGTTGTGATTCTAGGTGGTGGTAATGCTGCTGTAAATGCTGCTACGCTTGCTTTGAATATGGGATGTCACGTAAGTATTCTCGAAGTAAAGCAAGAACGCTTGGATTGGTTAGAGAAACACTTTGCAGGACAAGATTATCAAGGAATTATTTCAAATACAGAAAACATTGCCAAATATATTAAAAACGCCGATTTGTTCATCTCAACAGTTTTGATTCCAGGAGCTAGACCACCAAAATTAGTTACTGAAAAAATGGTTAAATCAATGAAACCTGGAAGTGTAATTGTTGATGTTGCAATTGACCAAGGGGGGACGGTAGAAACAATTGACCATCCAACTACGATTGAAGATCCAGTATTTGTGAAAGATGGGATTATTCATTACGCTGTTCCAAATCAGCCAGGGGCTGTACCAAGAACTGCAACATTGGCATTAGCTAGTGGGAATATTTCTTA comes from Companilactobacillus pabuli and encodes:
- a CDS encoding glycoside hydrolase family 1 protein gives rise to the protein MIMTNKLPKNFFWGNSTSSMQTEGAWNLDGKGKSVYDVRPATDGTSDWKDGIDEYHRFEEDFNLMASQGMNFYRFQISWSRVDPEGDGNFNEKGIEFYNKMIDALLKRNITPMICLYHFDMPLSLAQKYNGFLSRPVVKAFVRYGIEMVKRFGDRVKYWITFNEQNLYHTSEAFNISGYLKGDKTIDELYQISHHVMLAHAGVANFIHEHTDCQIGGMLAYSEVYPATPNPQDVLYARKIDEFLNRDLLDVFIYGRYSHEVMTYVKNHKIEMDYQLNDDEALIQVSSDFIAFSYYRSETIDSTRVPLNTVPNLYLDYGSKKNPYLETSEYGWQIDPAGFRDILAKVYNEYSVPMFPIENGLGMREEYKGQEIQDDGRINYMRNHIQAMKDAIFEDGVEVLGYLGWGLIDIPSSSGNMDKRYGTVYVNRTNHDLKDMERIPKKSYWWLKQVIESNGENLNDLNLETEKTQYA
- the ald gene encoding alanine dehydrogenase codes for the protein MIVGVVKEQKPGEGRVGVTPENVQKLVNVGAEVLVEENAGIGSGFSNEDYQKAGGQIVSHAKTWDADLVVKVKEPDAEEYQYFKPNQIVWGFQHLASSPETVKAMIKSKTTAIGGETIIKDNKLQLLAPMSAIAGRRSVIMGTYYLEAQHEGEGILLCGTPEVKAGNVVILGGGNAAVNAATLALNMGCHVSILEVKQERLDWLEKHFAGQDYQGIISNTENIAKYIKNADLFISTVLIPGARPPKLVTEKMVKSMKPGSVIVDVAIDQGGTVETIDHPTTIEDPVFVKDGIIHYAVPNQPGAVPRTATLALASGNISYLLEIVEKGLDQAIKDDEALMSGINIYQGKVTNKGLADSLNYDFTEIDAI